CGCCAAACGGTTCAACGCGCTGGACTGGGTGATTGTGGAGCGCATTATCTGGGCGTGGATCATGACCATTCCCGCCACGGGATTGCTGGCCTACTGCATTGTCCACCTGCTCGGCGGTTTGGGCTGGCACTAACCGGCGGGGACAGTTCGAGGTTAGTTGCTCTTAGACGAGCGCCCGGTCTTGCGAGCTCGCAACTGGTCGCGCA
Above is a genomic segment from Verrucomicrobiota bacterium containing:
- a CDS encoding inorganic phosphate transporter, with protein sequence MRCSETGLRLQINATILLIAGHLGMPISTTHSITTAIMGVGCAKRFNALDWVIVERIIWAWIMTIPATGLLAYCIVHLLGGLGWH